One Rutidosis leptorrhynchoides isolate AG116_Rl617_1_P2 unplaced genomic scaffold, CSIRO_AGI_Rlap_v1 contig284, whole genome shotgun sequence genomic window, TCCTAAATCAATGGCTAAGATTGTCTATTTGGTGAAAGAGACAGAGGCAAGCTACAGATTGATTGAACTCATCAACAATCCTAATGAAGAAGTTGGGGTTGCAGCAATCAAGCTGCTAGCCGAACTTTCACCATACATGGGACATACATTATGCGAGAGGGTATGTAAGACTAGAGGCCAACCCGAGAATCTAATCAAGTTCCCAAGTGCTGATGAAGAACTCACAGAAAAGCAGGCTGTTTCCATAAATTTCCTGGCGAAGCTACCCCACGATAATTTAACTCTTAATCTAGCTCTTTATGGAAGGAATGTAGTTCCTTATATCTTGGAATCCATCGACCTTATTCAAACAAGAGGAATCGTGAGAAGAAGCATGAATGCGACTTATTATTTAGAAGGCCTCGTCGGAATCCTTGTTCGTTTCACAACTACACTTTATAGTCCACAAATGTTGTTTCTAGCTTCAGAAAACAACCTCACATCGGTTTTCACAGACTTACTAAGAAAAAAACCGAGTAGAGAAATTCTAAGGCTATCCGCAATCGGATTGGAAAATCTCTCCTCTCAAACCATGAATCTATCAAAAAAAGTACCAGAAACCAAGAAACCGAAACTGGAGAAGCTTTTGTCGATGCCTAGAAGTCTTTCCTTATCGAAAGGTAAGAAAACGAAAGTGTGCAGTGTTCACAGAGGAGTATGCACTTCACAGAGGACGTTCTGTTTGATAGAGGCAAAGGCAGTCGAGAGATTATTGGAGTGTTTGGATAATGAGAAAGTGGAAGTTGTGGAAGCCGCATTGTCGACGTTATGCACATTGTTAGATGATAGAGTGAATGTGGAGGAGAGTGTAAAGATGTTGAGAAAAGTGAATGGCATTGAGCATGTTTTGAAGGTAGTGAAAGTGCATAAAGATGAAGGGTTACGACAAAAATCATTTCGGATGATTGAGAGGTTCTTGGAGAAAGGAGGAGATGAGTTAGTGTCTGACATTTCTAAGGATAGAACGTTGGCAGCTACTTTGATCACTGCTTTCAATCATGGAAATGTTCATAATACTAGGAAACTGGCGGAGAAAAGTGAGGCATTTAAATAAGATTCCCAATTTCAATTACTTACATTCATTTTATGCAATTAATTATTCTTGGGCTAGTTTCTTAGTTTTAATCATTTTTGTTATGAATTTGTCTAAGAGAGGGAAATGAAGAGGTTATGCCTGCAAAATATATCTAAAATTATACTATTTCCGTCTCAAATTATGTGCAAATTTTTACatacaaaatattaattttgtatGTGAATGTTTTTTGTATGTAAATGTTTGCGTCTAATTTAGGACGGAAATAGTTTTATATGGAAAGGAAAAAGATACGGTTAAGTTAACACGACGTAAAGATATTCTTATATTATCATTTTTGAAGTTAAATTTGAATTGGTATAGTTTGTGATTAATGATTTCTCATTTCATAATGGAGGCCAGTTTTTGGCCGGCCATGTCAAAACCACCAGCCCCAGCATTGAACAAAATGCAAgtcctaattaataattaattatcaataattttttttttccggtcTTTCCTTCAATTGGCATATTTGAGGGGCTTTGACCCTCTCCCTCGTCTTAAAATACCTAATGTTTTTCTTATGCAAAGAGGTAGTATCTTTTTGGCATTTTGTTACTGGATTTTACAGGATGATAATTGGGCTTATACAAGACCAAAACAAGAAAACGAAAAATATTTGATTAAATACAAGTCCCTATTAAATCTAATCTTCAAACATGCATCTCAATATTACGATAatgtttttattattttctaattGTAATTTGCAAAACGGCTACTGACGCACGTAGTGACACTGTGATAACAACAAATCCTTTTGGTCTATATGGTTCCTTAAACCTACTAGTTGCTTGCTGTGTTGCATAAAAGAATTAGTCAATTATTTATTTTAGCTAATCATGTCCTCAACTATGTAGTTTAGAATAAAATTACTTTGAATCCTTCCAATAACTTCGTTTATAATATGGACTTTGATTTACATCATTGGGAATGCCAAACATTGTTGCATTATTTATAGCTGGCCCTATGTCTGTAACAACACAACACAAAACTTAAATGGCTTCTTTCTCAATTGAAGATTTTGTCGGAAATGGAGTTCTCAAGGATCTGCTTCCAACTCTGCTAAATGAAGGCTGGGACGATGTACCGACTTTAAAGGTCATGAATTCTGAAGATATGGCAGCAATCAACATGACACAATCTCAAAAGGTAATCAAGTTATCTAAGTCTACTTGGTCTTTAATTATTAATACAACAATCAACCTTAATTCCACCGAATAGCTAGAGTCAGCTTATGCCTCCTCACGTCTAATTCCAAAGGCAATGTGTAGATCACAGGTCATATTTATGAAACATACTATATAAtactatgtatgtatataatataaaataCGATATATACAATCTAATGGTTGTTTTCTTTTTCCTAGGATGCACTGGAAATCAGAACATACCTGCACGACCGAGCCTTGATGCAATACTCGGAAAAGCTAGAAGAATCGGGAAAATCTTTGCCTGAGATTCTTAATATGATCACCCCAGAGCTGTCAACCCAGTTCGGCATGAAACGAGGCCACACAGCTCGTTTCACAGATCGAACAAGTGCATGTGCTACAGCATCAGATATAAAATCATACAATCCGCCAGCTAGAAAAGTGACCATCTCAGCTCCTAGGAATGACAGCATGTACAAAAGTTCTGCATCCACTCGGATTCCAAGTTTTACAAAATACCCTTCAAGGAATAAATCGTTTAAATCGATTGAACAATCGATTGCTGAGATTAAGATCAAGGACGGATACGTCTTCAAGGGTGTTGTTGCATCAGCACCAGCTGAGCCTAGAGCATGTGGTTGCGTGGAAGCCCCTCCTGTGGTTGACCAAGTTGCCCATTACTCAGCTATCGAAAACATCTCCGTGCATAAGCTAACTCCTGAGTACAAAATTGGGATGGAGCGACTTGTGAAAACCAAGACTCCTCCCATGAAAGCATCAGAGTTGTGGAG contains:
- the LOC139882564 gene encoding LOW QUALITY PROTEIN: putative U-box domain-containing protein 42 (The sequence of the model RefSeq protein was modified relative to this genomic sequence to represent the inferred CDS: inserted 2 bases in 1 codon): MGNKQEVDGRFRGNLNHINVNDGKDRTIHRNVISSIINIDPTGNTHEIDRQQEMIVRKLDISVLIKMLSSNHKFERDQSLIILLELSRRSKSSCKKIGLIPWGILMLINIKCNQLDSFSSSKADEILRNLEICSENIKCMAECGLFEPLVNHLIQGSNEIQIEMASYLGEIVLGHESQTYVAKRACPTLLELIQRGNVASRKASFKALAQISSYHPNSKLLVQAGIMQIMAGELFTPRIQDDSKIEAAAVLGNILESGLELEKLKVNNHGHTMTSDYVVYNIISMLGNSNGDHLNVNLIRIILFLMHFPKSMAKIVYLVKETEASYRLIELINNPNEEVGVAAIKLLAELSPYMGHTLCERVCKTRGQPENLIKFPSADEELTEKQAVSINFLAKLPHDNLTLNLALYGRNVVPYILESIDLIQTRGIVRRSMNATYYLEGLVGILVRFTTTLYSPQMLFLASENNLTSVFTDLLRKKPSREILRLSAIGLENLSSQTMNLSKKVPETKKPKLEKLLSMPRSLSLSKGKKTKVCSVHRGVCTSQRTFCLIEAKAVERLLECLDNEKVEVVEAALSTLCTLLDDRVNVEESVKMLRKVNGIEHVLKVVKVHKDEGLRQKSFRMIERFLEKGGDELVSDISKDRTLAATLITAFNHGNVHNTRKLAEKXVRHLNKIPNFNYLHSFYAINYSWASFLVLIIFVMNLSKRGK